TCAGCGCGTGGAGGGGGAAACACGGGGATGATAAAATAGCGTGTTATTGCAGCATGTCTCGCAGTCGTTGAGTGTTCACCGTTCGACTCGTGCATCAAAGAAAATGTCCCGGGATCAGTTTTACCTAACTTTACCGAGCAACAGCTCGATGCAGTTTTTTCCGGAGAATCGGACGTGCTGTTACATTAGCCAGTTACCGCGTCAGATTCAACTAACGGGAGACTGGGAAGTCGGGCTGGCCGAAATTCATTATCCACTCACGTTTGAACACCCTCGGGGGTATGCAccagtgaaaaatgaaacgatacCCTGTGTCACGCATTACAATACTCCTGGGGAAGGTGCAGTCGAGGTATCAGATTGCAAGCTATCCGAAACCAACAAATCATCAAGGATCCCCGGCTGCCAGATGTTCATTTATTGCGATCTGGTGGAGCCACGTATCGTTGGAGATGTTTACGCCCCGCTGTTACGAGTCATTCAAACATGCGGCAAAGACAATATCTTACAAGGTGAATCAGAGATGAAAACACTATCGCCACTGTACTACGTACCACTGATGCTCACGAACTTTCAAACCATCGAGATCGATATAAGAGATCAATTCGGTAGTCCAGCACCATTCACGAGCGGGACACTGACGGTAACGCTGCATTTTAGACGCGTTCAGTAATTGACTGGAATCACAGGAGTCGCTCAGcaaaagagagagggaaaacATACCAGGTACGACATGGCTCATTATATACAACATTACGAAAATCAGCTCGGCGGTGGAGGCATTGAGACGGTTTACCGAGGAGCACCGCATCAACGCGGGCACGGAATCGGCAGCTTCTTGGGAGGCCTTTTTCGTCGAATACTACCTCTGCTGTCCAGTGGTGCTCGCGCGGTCGGAAGAGAAGCACTGCGTGCAGGGATGAACGTCATGACAGACGTAAGAAACGACACTCCGTTCAAACAGTCAGTCAAGAGTCGATTCATAGAATCAGGACACAAATTGAAAAGAGctgctgaagaaaaaattgataaactcATGAAGGGTAGCGGTTATAAAAGCCGAGCCGGCGGATTAGCGCGTCAGTCAAACATTGCCCGCGTCAACAGACTTGTCGGCGCGCACCGAGCAGCTGGTACTACGAGAAAAATTAGACGAAggtcgaaaaagaaaacatcggCCAAGATACCCAAGCGTTCCGGAACCGTCAAGAAAACTAAGCGGAAAAAGTGTTGTAAAAAACGGGACCTTACAGACATATTCGGACCCCGGTAAGCCCACGCGCCGCTCGTCTTCAATCTAAACATCAACAATGGCCTTCCTGCACGCGCACTCGGGTGAGTGTATGAAGTCGGAACTGGATTTGTTTTCTCTACCACCAACGCAGACGTCTATTGAGGCTGGTCAATGGGTACACTACAAGCCCGTATCATCTCTAACCGACGATTCCCCGATTGAATTTGTTGTACCTGGAAACGGTGATTAGTACATCGATTTGGCACACACTATGCTTAGCGTACGAGTGAAGCTACAACCGTCTGCTCCTACCCCACCGGCAGGCGAAGGCAACGCGGCTACTCCGCATGCCACTCCGGTAAACAATCTGCTTCACTCGATGTTCAATCAAGTCGATATATTCTTCAATCAAAAACTAGTCTCACCAGCCAACAACTCTTACGCCTATCGAGCATATATAGAGACTCTACTGAATTACGCACCCCCTGCCAAGAAATCCCATCTTTCTTCGGCTCTATGGTATGACAGCGAGGATGGAGTATCGGATGTATACGACGCCGACGCCGTCGGTGCTGACCGAGGTTTCATCGAACGCAAAAGGATCATGAGCAATGCACGTACCGTTGATCTGATTGGACATCTGCACTGTGACGTATTTAGTcaagacaaatttttaatcaacggTGTGGAACTGCGTCTTCGACTTGTGAGATCAAGAGACAGTTTCTGCATCATGGAAGCCGAAAATCGCCACAAGCTGCACATACTGGAAACTTCACTGCTCGTTCGCCGAATGAAGATCAGCCCTGGAATCTTGCTGGCGCACGCACGGACGCTAGCCAAAGGTACGTCAAAATATCCCGTAACCAGAGTCGAGGTGAAGTCTTTCACCATACACGCAGGAGTACAGGCAGAAACACTGGACAATGTCATACTCGGACAACTACCGAAACGAGTGATAATCGGTTTTGTCAGCAATAAAGCCTCCAACGGCGACAGACAGCGCAAtccgtttaattttcaaaactactCTTTGAATTTCCTGTCGTTGTACGTCGACGGGGTGCAAGTCCCATCAAAGCCGCTACAGATGAGTTTTGGCAAAGACGAACTCTACGTGGACGCTTATCACACCCTCTTCGCCGGTACGGGGATTCATTTTCTGAACGAAGGAAACGGTATCGGCCGGCAGCAGTTCGCTAAAGGAAATTGTCTATTGGCTTTTGACCTAACCCCCGATCTCTCAGCCAACTGTACATCGCACTGGTCGCTCATCAAACATGGAACTCTCAGGGTCAAAGTGCGGTTCGACGATGCTCTCAAAGAAACTGTGAATTGCCTAGTGTACGCTGAATTTGATAATCTTATTGAAGTTGATGCTGCACGTCAGGTCATTACAGATTTTTCGGGCTAAGAAAAAGAGGGAGATCACGCCCCTCCTATCACGACCGCTTCTATGATATACCAGGTGGTGATTTCCGTTAGAGAGAACACTGTGACTACACCACGCCAACGTCTTCAAGGGGAGCAACAGACCGGCTGGAGACACccgataaacaaaaattgagaCGGGAATTGTAACACAAGGCTGTATATAAACACCCGTAACTACGGTGCCGAGCCAGTCAGCATTCAAACTACGTCACTGCAGGTTCGCTCTTCCAGCTCTCTATTCATTCGACTACATTCTTTCAAGTTCAAGTATGGATTACGTGATAGATATTCAAGGATTTCGAAATATCTATGGTAAATTTATACCGAAAGAGGTGGCAGTCGTCACCATCGATCACCGCTACTCGGCGCATTGGTTAATACAACCGCCATATCCCTTCACGGATCTGCCGCTCAAAGAACGTGGCGTGAACAATTACGTAACCTGCTACCATCATGGCATCGAGTGGTTTGAAGGTGATATCTCGCTGGTTCAATTAGACGTTAACCTCCGAGAAATCGCACGTAACGCTCATCGAATCTTTGCCCGTGGACAcgataaatgtaaatatattgaaagTAGTACCGCGCGTCAAATATTCAACTTGGAGGACATCGATTGCCCGGCGTTCGACATACTGGAACGGTCTTCGGTATGGTGCTTCTTCCACGGTGTTAAGAAggaggaatttttcaaatgtgcgATGAACAATGCACTCAAACTGAAGAAATGGATCAACAACAACGATATTCTAACTAAATACGATTATACAGAAGCATTGTCAGCCAGTAAGCCCAAAATCACCGGAGAGGAGAGTTCGACTAGTAATCAGCCACTGCAGGTaccaaaaagaaatttcacgctACAAGCAGTAATACCAGAGTCAGTCGCTTCACTGAAAATCTCTCCTGATCCGTCTGCGCCTACGTCAGACGGCGAAGTTACCGTTCCCTACCAAATACTTACTACTGCGATTGACTCACATACCTCCTCACAACCTTCTACGAATGGTATGATTATCTCCGATAACGagggtgaagaagaagaagaaggagaagaagacgaGGTACAAAATGGACAGTCTACAGATATGGAGCGCGATGCCGGCGATTCCGAACGGGAAGACCAGGGTTTTTGCAGCGGATCAGATACCCCTCATCTGGACACGCCCGACAGCCTTTGTGTCAAACACGGATGATCACACACGCCCCGGTAGCCACTGGGTGGCATTTTTCGTCAGTTCCTCCGGACACGGTACATACTTCGACAGCTTCGGATTACCGCCATTCGTCCCTCACCATAAGCGGACTTTACGAAGAAATTGCAGACGATACGACTGGAACGACAGACAGCTTCAAAGCCTCACTTCTGATGTATGTGGACAATTTTGTATTATGTTTATGCACTTTATGGCTGCTGGTTTTTCTCTGCGGgattttctcaatatatttactCCTGACCTCGAAAGAAACGATCGTATCGCAGAATTATTCCACAACCGAATAGCCCATGTCACAAAACGCAAAGCTAACACCATCAATTCAAATCACATTTATCCTATAAGTTGTCTTCAATGTTGTACCTCTAAGAATTGTAATGTTGCTGATTATAAGgctggtaaataaaaaacctTGATAACATATTTTGTGTAATTATAAGAACATTGTAATTATCACTTAGTCGTTATCTGTAATAACCATGTATGTATTTGCACCTGTGTTAACCGAATAAACCTGCGAGGAtgagatttgatttttctatgCAATCCACCATAGAGTTCTGTTTCCTCACCCACCCACCCTGATCCTCGTACATCTAAGTATGCCTATAGTCTTGCATtaagaaggagagagagagtgaccAGGTCTATATTTTCCAAGCGCACGTAAACCTTAGGATAAACACTGACGGCTGGGTAAGGTCAGTGACACGAGTACCCGACACAGAGAGCAGGGATGGAGAAAGAACGAGAGCCGGGGTGGAGGACCTGTAACCCCAAACGTCCAAGTCGCAGAGTTCGCTTCGTGAACGGAGGTAGCGGGGCCAGATGGGTAGGTGGCCCCAGAATCGGCCGCACGGCCAGGAGCACCAGGGTAAGGGGATCGTCCCATGGTCAGGGTGCACAGGCCCAGAGGCCATCCCGTAGAGTCCGGAATCTGATTCGCGGTCAACGGTACCCGGGGTAAGGGGTCGTCACACGATATTCACCACGTGGCGAGGGGGGTCGCAGGCGAAGGGCTGACGAGCCGCGGAACTTCGAGGCGGAAAAACCGCTCCTTGATAAGGGGTTGCGGGAAAGGGGTAGTCGTCCGGAGAAGCTTCTCGAATAAAATACCTCCTAGACGAGGGGCtgcgggggaaggggaaggggccccaaaattcgctccgtggcgaggggcggcgggggaaggggatggcgtcccaaagtcactcctaggcgaggggcggcgggggaaagggatggcgtcccaaaattcgctccgtggcgaggggcggcgggggaaggggatggcgtcccaaaattcgctccgtggcgaggggcggcgggggaaggggatggcgtcccaaagtcactcctaggcgaggggcggcgggggaaggggaaggcGTCCCAATGTCACTCCttggcgaggggcggcgggggaaggggaaggcGCCCCAAAGTCACTCCTAGGCGAGGGGCTGGCGCCGGAGAGGGGTGCGAGGGGGGTTTGTTGTGACGCCCCAAAGTGCCCCTATACTACTGATGtatatacaataaataaaaacaactaATCTTTGAAACTACAGCTATCTAGTCCTTCCACGCGGCTCGGTCGAACAACTAGCTAACAacaaatagcaaaaaaaaagtaaatttagaataataacatatatagataaaatataaataataaatttatttattatcatttttatccaattaattatatatgtatagaaattatacattgatataataggatataaatggaggcaattaaattgaataattcaatgatacaaaaaataataattcaactaaatcatttttcttaaattaaagaatagttaattttcataaattgaaaatatgaaatcaaatacctaattatatatctatctgtatgttttctttcaactttccAATAAGTTCTAatacattgtataaatgttccaaattgcAATCCATGAAGTacattaaatggcatttttctaatgaacaatgtttttattctaattaatATGGGAgcgaatgatcaaaaaatataaaggttttctttaataattatatttattttcaaaaaatttaattattgtagatctttttttttttttcaaatccttttttctcaagagtaaattgaaaattataatatatacatataaaatatgAGTAATAAtcttatttatcatttttcttatcaaattaatcatatgtatataccaattatacattaatatattcgaatataaatggaggcaattgcatcaaataatttgatgatgTAAAAAGTGATCAATTCAGATAGATAATTTTTCCtgaattaaagaataattaatttcctaaaattgaaaacatgaaattaaataactcatcatttatctatctgtatgttttcttcaaacttttcacTAAGTtgtaatccattgtataaatgttccaaattacaatgcATAAAGTACTTTAAATAGCATTTTTTtggtgaataatatttttttttcaattcatatgtgttcaaataatgaaaaaatatataggatttttccaataattatattgatttttgagaaattcaattaatgagaaaatttattattttaaacattttcctttttttagaagtaaattaaaaattataatatatctgaatgaaatataaataataaattcatttataattttctccatataattgattatatatatatacaaatgatACATCAATACAACTCAATATAAATGGAagcaattgaaataaataatttattgatatgaaaaataactaactcagataatttatttttctcaaattaaagGATaactaattttgaaaaattaaaaatatgaaatcaaataactAGTCTTTTATCTATCCGTTTGTTTTCATTAACCATTtgaataagttctaatccattgtatgaaTGATCCAAATTAAAATCCATAAAGTACATTATATGGCATTTCTTcaatgaatgatatttttattttgattaatatgtgagcaaataattaaaaaatatatcggatgtattgaataattatattcacttacgaaaaattcaatcatcgaagaatttttttcacttcaaattcttctctttccaaaagtgaattaaaaattataatatacataaataaaatacacatgagaaatttatcataattttttcttcatttcattaattatatatacatatatatacatatatatacatacatatatatatatatatatatatatatatatatatatatatatatatatatatgtacaaattatacattaatataattaaatatcaatggaggaaattcaatgaaataattcaatgatatagaagataataaattaaattaaattatttttctcaaaatcaagaataattaattctcaaaaattaaaaatatgaaatcaaataaccaattatttatctttttgtatgttttctttaaacttttcaataagttCTAACCCATTGTATAGATGTTCCAAATTACGATCCATAAAGTACTTTGAATAGCATTTGTTcaatgaatgatatttttattttgattcatATGTGagcgaataatcaaaaaatatataggattttttcaataacaatattcatttttaaggaatttaattaattgaaaaaattttttctctcaaaattctctattttttgaaagtaaatcaaaaatcatgacatatacaaatgaaatataaataataaatttattcaaaatttttttgattcaatcaattatacatatatacaaattatacgttaatataattgaatataaatggaggcaATTAAATTGGATAATTTaatgatacaaaaaataattgattcaaataaatcatttttcttaaattaaagaatagttcattttcaaaaattgaaaatatgtaatgaaataacaaattatatatctatctgcatgttttctttcaactttccAATAAGTTCTAatacattgtataaatgttccaaattacaatccatGAAGTacattgaatggcattttgCTACCGTTTAATGTATTTATTCTGATCAATATGTGAGCGAATGATCAGAAGATATAAAGgtgttttttaataatcatatttatgttcaaagaatttaattaatgtataactttcgtttttttttaaaatcctttttttttaaagttaactgaaaattataatatatatatgtatatatatatatatatatatatatatatatatatatatatataaaatataaataataatcttatttttatcattttttttatcaaatcaatcatatacatatattgaaaCGTTTCGAGTTTGCACGCTGTCGCCAATGAGACGTACAGTTTATTCGCGGGCTTTGTTTCGCCAAAACTTCACACGCTATGTGTGATATTTAGCGCGGACTCgaatgatatatttattttgagaatttcCTGTCTCTTGGATAGAGCTGCAGGTTTCGGTCTCTGGACTCGGAATGAAGGTGGAAAAGGATAACTTGGTAATTGTGCGATTAACTCctggaaaagcctgaatagtTTGACCACTTCAACTTGGTTTTTCGAGAAAGCCTCAGAATTTGTTTCCTCTCCCTCACTTGCAAAGGCAGGAGTGGAAAAGACCCATCATCATAGGCCGTGTAAACGGTTGAGGGTCAAACTTGATCTGTGAGTGTGAAGCACGCACAGATAGATCGCTTTGAGAGATTGACTCGTGATGCGAAATATTTATCTCCGGAAAGGAAATATTGCAATGATACGTCAATGTTTTGTTCCCGTGAGGTGAGATAAGAGACAGGATAAAAGGTTGTGAACTTATTCTTCTGGTAATCTCTAAgagattttcgataatttagGAAGGGATAGTTCTTCCTTATTTACTCTGATATTAATTAGGTTTGCTTACGGCATGACTGACTGTTAATTGCGTGATAGCATGTTGGTCGGAAGGACGGTATTTGATTATTCTGGATCGTTGACTAGTCGGTTTTGTGATTGATAATGATTCCTTTAGTGGAAACTAAGACGGAATATTATTTGTGTGCTAGCATGGTGGTCGGAAGGACTTAGATGATAGTTCGGtttgatgaataagaattctcgacctcgtatatAATCTGTTAtagaatcttggtgatcgCTCAATTAAGTAAACGTATTTtgagttaacgtttcgacccggatatgggccctcctcagaacgatttatttatttaactgtcaagaatgacaaaaaaatttttttttcaataataatactagaagtacaatcagacattaaatattgtagatgtaatactcttaggGCTATTATATATTGGTTAGTGAGAACacattgattaattgaaaaaaggaaggcgtagagtgttatttaccttttttttaaaagtaagtggactaagatgtagtcgacttcacaatttacaatttgGGGAGACAATGTTCTTTGAGTGACGGTAGTCAACGTCAATCTTCTAGTTATTTTACATGTAGGAGTTAATAGTTGgaagtcattaattaaaaagattaaagaactatgtttcttcacagtcaATATGTCATTATGTTAAAAGGTTTTGAAGGTCTTTTTAGCAGTAAAATTAGTTTGCAAAGTGTCCAAGAAGTGGAGCTAGGCTCTTTATGACTATGTTCCCCATGtctaacaaaaattattattggttGAATCGATTGGGtcaacaggtgaataacgactgatgggagaaacaaatatgatccagagtgaaggtgaacctaatacaaacaattatacagaaaaataaaaaatattttgtgaaaaaaattatgtagaaAAACTGTGTTATGgggacaaaaattttatgtatctagttaaggttaaacaatatttgttgtgtgggcggagattagaggtttgtaaatattacttaaatgttcaacatctTGTCTAAGATTAACGGAATTGGTgtgacctacaatgttgcacatttctagtaatagtcttttataataattgggttcttcacaaaggatgtttgtatTGTCGTAGTTAAAAGTATGTTGTTTATCGATACTATGTTTTGTTAGAGCGGTGTGACGTTCTTCAATCTCATGTACATTGCGTTGATGTTCTTTGATTCTGGTGTTAAGGTGGCGGCCAGTTTGTCCGATATAAACTTGGTTGCAATCATTGcaaggtattttatacacaacaTTGGATCGTTTGCCAATGGGGATCTTATCTTTTCCAGTGTCAAAGACTCATTGTAaatcttttaaattttttccaacaaacttGAGATTATGTTTGGTAAATAGACGGTTCAATGACTCAAAGAGACCAGATACATATGGGATGGGAATATATGTAGTAGCAGGTCTATTGTTATCGTCTGCGGAAGCAGCGTCAATATTATTGTCAGGTAAGCTGTTGATGTAGGTGCGTCTGTTATTTCTATGTTTGTGTAATAGGCAATGAGGATAATCATTCCATTttagtatattgtatatgaGTGCCAGATTTTTTTCGTGGAATTCAGTACTTGAAAGTTTGATGGCTCGGTCAACTAGGTTAATGatggtgcctattttgtaggacattgggtggtgagaattaaaattcaaatatctttgAGACCAGGTAAATAACACTCTAagcctttcttttttcaattaatcaaattgtTCTCACTAACCAATATATAATAGCcctaagagtattacatctacaatattcAATATCTGATTGTACTTctagtattattattgaaaaaaaaaattttttgttgttcttgacagttaaataaataaatcgttctgaggagggcccatatccgggtcgaaacgtgaactaaaaatacgtttacttaattgaccgatcaccaagattctaTAATAGATAGTTCGGTTCACCTATGGGTAGACTTAATACAATTTATGTGATATGATGAGGAATCGTCGCTGACAGTTGATTtcgatattaataattattcgtttaGATAGTACTGAAACAGAATATTACTTGTGTGATAGCATAGTAGTCAGAAAGACTTTGATAGTCATTCAGTTTGCGTATGGCAAGACTGAATATTACCAGCGTGGTAGTTAAAGGAAAGGGAATTATATGCAAACGTACCTTCACCTGTATTTAGACATGCAGTCGCAATGACCGTGACTCTCTACGGGTTCAGGTTTCCCACCTATGGGTCAGGGTATTGTGAGACGATCACTGTATCTGAGCTATGAGGTCAGACGCAATGCTGTTTTTCACTCAGACACGGCTCCCTAGTACCTAAGGAGTTTTTTATtggaaacaaataaaaaatttccactttttaaatttttggtgTTAGCATAGCCGGCCACGTGTTACTTAGACTGCAGTGTAAATtgcatttatattataatgaagATAATACAGTGAAATTAATCCTGTTTTTCactgtgacgggttttgagtccgcacgaataatATGGGTGGGgaagacaattagagacggggcggatataatcggtaaaacttagtgtgtgtatttttgcaCCAGGGCTCGACTTAAATTAAGAGgtacaaaagggttgtagacttgagcggtggctgatcacgcctcagcccttagcgttgCTTAATACTAACTTACAGATACGCGCGCGGGGGGGGGAAGGAGTGGGGGAGGTGACGGGGAATGTGAGGTCGGAAGGGTTGATATGGTGAGGGGAGGGTGGTGTAGAGTGACGGGGAGTGTATGGTAGacagggttggtattgcgaggggaggagcagatcggcggtagaatgcaggctaacctggtgtaGTCGGCGTGTGGGTGGGTGTCTCGAGGTGTGGTGGAGTGTAGCTGGGTGTATCGGTGTGTGGGTgtgactctctctctttgtttcTCTCGGTGTGGTTGAGTGTAGCTGGGTGTATCGGTGTGTGGCTgtgactctctctctttctttctcgttcGCTCTTAGGCTAGGCTGCTCAGGTGTTGCTGCGGTTACTTCCGTGCTCGTACTGAATCTGgcgctcggctctgccgagcgtcggggggcttcggtgatgttcgggtctttcccgacgggacagggctcacccgttcggctcttccccgcgggtttggggtttgttgtgacttgcactctaggtgcaacgtcacatcACTTATTTGTGCTTCATTGATCAAAACTTTATAATTTAACTAGCAGCCCATCCCGGCTTCGCAcgggcatataataatataataaaagaaaatacacaatgtttacaatgagtttctaaaaaaataacatttatattattacataatattattatatgcccgtgcgaagccgggatgggctgctagtatatatatatatatatatatatatatatatatatagtaacGTTCTtgacgttacgttaataaaatatggatccgcgagtttacttattaagtcaaagaaatcaagagcgtgaataaaatattgtggaaatgcttttaatgcgtaatatgtgtttctcgtttaaagtctgaaacaagactgtttttacaataatgttggttggcgcagcaaccttattctttttaaagacatgagaggtttataaacgtcttttatctatgttgactactagatcattaaagagggggcaaagcgggtgatttcaccctttgtaacactactccgtCTTCGCCAATTATAAGAGTTTGAATTCGAGCCTTGCATCGGTTctctactaatttttttaattagaaaacaatgattggcgtcgtgacctatttttttacaaaatatacaggTCAAGCCGGTTTGACTCGTCATGACCGCGTTCTTATTTACACGCTTGTTTtgttggttttgaaaagaacctcgatttcttggttcaaaattactattgttatttttatttctataattttgaggttttgactcctccgagtgttcaaaacttcgtctttctgaggtgttttcggacacctcaatccgacgaagccTGCTCGtcccaaaatattgtttcctcattgcctccacctcaagggctttggccgttgcctcccgcagagaagtgaggcccgttgttccaacggccattttaatttctggGTCACTAATTGCGTTTAAAAAGGCTTGAGtcgctaataaattacgagacggctcgtgatctgGCAATGCTACACGTGAAAGCCGTTCTATATCCTGGctaagagacgcgaggtcttcgtctcgtccttgtcttctcGTCTGTAATTGAGCCGTGTACAGTTTCGTCaagtggtcatttccgtaTCTCAACTTTAGTGCAGAGCTAAGTTTCtcataatcggaaatttcttcttcagacaatgccgttaaaacattcagAGCCGGCGTccgaagacaagaggcaaggctgtgggccctcatggcggagtcccactgattatgcTTTGCAATAGTGTTAAATTGACGTTCATACTCTGCCTATGGAATCTTTccatcaaaaattggcggtttcaAAGGACAAAAGGGTTTCTCATAAATCTGAGAAGTAACCCCAGGAAGTctcgaattattcaattgactCAAATGAGAGTATTGAGGCTGAACCTGAGACAGAGGCTCGGAAAAATCaacctcattatttactctgTTTCTACAAACTGGGGATTTAACTACTcccctaataaaaggcacagaccttgaatCTCGAACATCCTGGATTTGTCCTGGATGTCGAATCTCTTGAACAACGGGAACAGGAACAGGCAaaggaacaggagagggaacaggagtAGCGACTCTAGAACCTTGTGGTGTAACAGCCGGTCCTCCAGCGCCACTCATTTGATGAACGGATTGAAGGGCCGCCACAGTCATCCGAAGAAGGTCTTGAAGATTAGTTT
The Neodiprion fabricii isolate iyNeoFabr1 chromosome 1, iyNeoFabr1.1, whole genome shotgun sequence DNA segment above includes these coding regions:
- the LOC124182382 gene encoding uncharacterized protein F54H12.2-like; amino-acid sequence: MLSVRVKLQPSAPTPPAGEGNAATPHATPVNNLLHSMFNQVDIFFNQKLVSPANNSYAYRAYIETLLNYAPPAKKSHLSSALWYDSEDGVSDVYDADAVGADRGFIERKRIMSNARTVDLIGHLHCDVFSQDKFLINGVELRLRLVRSRDSFCIMEAENRHKLHILETSLLVRRMKISPGILLAHARTLAKGTSKYPVTRVEVKSFTIHAGVQAETLDNVILGQLPKRVIIGFVSNKASNGDRQRNPFNFQNYSLNFLSLYVDGVQVPSKPLQMSFGKDELYVDAYHTLFAGTGIHFLNEGNGIGRQQFAKGNCLLAFDLTPDLSANCTSHWSLIKHGTLRVKVRFDDALKETVNCLVYAEFDNLIEVDAARQVITDFSG